In one window of Desulforhabdus amnigena DNA:
- a CDS encoding type IV pilus twitching motility protein PilT codes for MRRPELDYLLSRILEENPQASDINFTVGKPLQAEVDGQLKVVCRNLGIEKLTPYHTEMLALNLAGGDRRSVQHLLKHGSCDLSYHLQGRARFRVNIFSQRGTYSIVMRQLPTKVPSLEDLKLPPVFKEVADQKYGIIFITGATGSGKSTTLAAVLNEINQKKAVHVITLEDPVEFVHPQLKATFNQRELGIDFDSFANGLRAALRQAPKVILVGEMRDRETVEIGLSAAETGHLVLSTLHTVDAGQTINRIVGMFELEEERLIRIRLADTLRWVVSQRLLPKIGGGRVAALEIMGTNLRVKEAVVQGESEGKTFYEMMQQAKPFGWMNFDDCITGLYEKGVITEETAYAYASKRAMVKRGIDQIKASRGEKTTDIEGLKIDKSYSLKMG; via the coding sequence GTGAGACGACCGGAACTGGACTATTTGCTCAGTCGCATTTTGGAGGAGAACCCTCAAGCCTCGGATATCAATTTCACGGTGGGAAAGCCGCTTCAGGCGGAAGTGGATGGTCAACTCAAGGTGGTTTGCCGAAACCTGGGCATTGAGAAGCTGACCCCCTACCATACGGAAATGCTCGCACTGAATCTTGCGGGAGGCGACCGCCGCAGCGTTCAACATCTCTTGAAACACGGTTCTTGTGACCTTTCTTACCATCTGCAGGGACGGGCGCGATTCCGTGTGAATATCTTTTCCCAGCGTGGAACATACTCCATTGTGATGCGTCAGTTGCCCACCAAGGTGCCCTCTCTTGAAGATCTGAAGCTGCCGCCCGTGTTCAAAGAAGTGGCCGACCAAAAATACGGGATCATATTCATCACCGGTGCCACTGGCAGCGGTAAATCGACGACGCTCGCGGCGGTTTTAAATGAAATCAATCAAAAAAAGGCCGTCCATGTCATCACGTTGGAGGACCCTGTAGAATTTGTGCATCCCCAACTGAAGGCTACTTTCAATCAGCGTGAACTGGGAATAGACTTCGATTCTTTTGCCAATGGCTTGCGGGCGGCGCTTCGCCAGGCGCCCAAAGTGATTCTCGTGGGGGAAATGCGGGACAGGGAAACGGTGGAAATAGGATTGAGCGCCGCAGAAACGGGCCACCTGGTTCTCAGCACCCTGCATACCGTGGATGCGGGGCAAACGATCAACCGCATAGTGGGTATGTTCGAACTGGAAGAAGAGCGCCTCATCCGCATTCGACTGGCGGACACTCTACGCTGGGTCGTTTCCCAGAGGCTGCTGCCGAAAATTGGTGGAGGGCGTGTGGCGGCCCTGGAAATAATGGGGACCAATCTGCGGGTCAAAGAAGCCGTCGTGCAGGGGGAGTCGGAGGGGAAGACCTTCTACGAAATGATGCAGCAGGCAAAGCCTTTCGGGTGGATGAATTTCGATGACTGCATCACGGGCCTTTATGAAAAGGGTGTGATCACTGAAGAAACCGCTTATGCGTATGCTTCCAAGAGAGCCATGGTCAAGCGCGGCATTGACCAGATCAAGGCCTCTCGAGGCGAAAAGACTACCGATATAGAAGGTTTGAAAATCGACAAGAGCTACTCGCTCAAGATGGGATGA
- a CDS encoding type IV pilus twitching motility protein PilT: MARIDAFFKLMNEQKASDLHLVSGQQPVLRIRGDLERVKFKVLDDDELRAMLYEITPEDKIKIFEETGDLDFSYEITGLARYRANYFMQKNGIGAVFREIPSEILSVEQLGLPPVVSRLSMLPRGLVLVTGPTGSGKSTTLAAIIDEANRKRKDHIITVEDPIEFVHTSKNCVVNHRELNTHTRSFSAALRAALREDPDIILVGEMRDLETIRLAMEAAATGHLVFSTLHTTGAAKTVDRIIEVFPPGEQAQVRSTLADGLRAVISQALFKRADVKGRCAVLEILIATHAVRAMIRESKTHQIISAMQTGKKYGMQTLDDGIAAQLKAGRISPDEAYMKCVDKEKFKSYLTEPPLDFTEI, from the coding sequence ATGGCGAGAATTGATGCGTTTTTCAAATTGATGAACGAACAGAAGGCCTCGGACCTGCATTTGGTTTCGGGGCAGCAGCCCGTATTGCGAATCAGGGGAGACTTGGAGCGGGTCAAGTTCAAGGTGTTGGACGATGATGAACTGCGCGCCATGCTTTATGAGATCACGCCGGAAGACAAGATCAAGATTTTCGAAGAAACGGGTGATTTGGATTTTTCATATGAGATTACGGGACTGGCCCGTTACCGCGCCAATTATTTCATGCAGAAAAATGGAATTGGAGCGGTTTTCCGTGAAATTCCCAGTGAGATTCTCTCCGTGGAACAATTGGGACTTCCCCCCGTAGTGAGCCGCCTCTCCATGCTTCCCCGAGGATTGGTTCTGGTTACGGGTCCTACCGGCAGCGGCAAATCGACCACTCTTGCCGCCATCATCGATGAAGCCAACAGAAAGCGCAAGGATCATATCATCACCGTTGAAGACCCCATCGAATTCGTTCACACGAGCAAGAATTGCGTGGTCAATCATCGGGAATTGAACACTCACACCCGTTCCTTTTCGGCGGCCCTCCGTGCGGCCCTTCGTGAAGATCCGGATATCATCCTCGTCGGTGAAATGCGGGACCTGGAAACGATACGACTGGCCATGGAAGCTGCGGCTACGGGACATCTCGTTTTTTCGACACTCCATACCACCGGCGCCGCCAAGACGGTGGATCGTATCATCGAGGTCTTTCCCCCAGGCGAGCAGGCCCAGGTGCGTTCGACCCTGGCCGATGGGCTTCGAGCGGTCATATCCCAGGCGCTTTTCAAGCGGGCCGATGTGAAGGGGCGCTGCGCCGTGCTGGAAATTCTCATTGCCACCCATGCCGTGCGGGCCATGATTCGTGAGTCTAAAACCCATCAGATCATTTCGGCCATGCAGACGGGAAAAAAATACGGAATGCAGACCCTCGACGACGGCATTGCCGCTCAGCTCAAAGCGGGAAGGATCAGCCCGGATGAGGCATACATGAAGTGTGTGGACAAGGAAAAATTCAAGTCCTATCTCACAGAGCCGCCTCTGGATTTTACTGAGATCTAA
- a CDS encoding radical SAM protein: protein MPAAYLEAYRNGRLSESIHRSLQWMTKCTLCPRLCRVNRMKGETGYCRTGRYAIVASYGPHFGEEKPLVGRRGSGTIFISYCNLGCVFCQNYEISHGGEGRPVKPDELADMMVSLQEGGCHNINIVTPSHVIPQILEALPPAIERGLRIPLVYNTGGYDRVSALKLLDGIVDIYMPDFKFWDPEVSKRLSNAPDYPHRAREALREMHRQVGDLQLDSRGIAERGLLVRHLVMPGGLAGTASVLHFIAREISIDTYVNIMSQYYPCGEAVGMPDIGRTITAEEFEEALKLAQREGLKRLDERHRHWISLEF, encoded by the coding sequence ATGCCGGCCGCATACCTGGAAGCTTACCGGAACGGGCGTTTGAGCGAGAGCATTCACCGAAGCCTTCAGTGGATGACCAAGTGCACTCTATGTCCACGGCTCTGCCGTGTTAACCGTATGAAGGGTGAAACAGGCTATTGCCGAACAGGGCGGTATGCCATTGTGGCAAGTTACGGACCCCACTTTGGAGAAGAAAAACCGCTGGTAGGAAGAAGAGGGTCCGGGACTATTTTTATTTCCTACTGCAACCTGGGTTGTGTGTTTTGCCAGAATTACGAAATCAGCCATGGGGGCGAGGGGCGTCCCGTGAAACCGGATGAACTGGCTGATATGATGGTTTCCCTTCAGGAAGGAGGATGTCACAACATCAACATTGTGACTCCTTCACATGTGATTCCTCAGATCCTTGAAGCTCTGCCCCCTGCTATCGAAAGAGGTCTTCGCATCCCTCTGGTCTACAACACCGGGGGATACGATCGTGTCTCCGCTTTGAAACTCCTGGACGGCATAGTGGATATTTACATGCCGGATTTCAAATTTTGGGATCCGGAGGTCTCCAAAAGACTGAGCAACGCCCCTGACTACCCGCATCGAGCCAGGGAAGCCTTGCGGGAAATGCATCGTCAGGTGGGGGATCTTCAATTGGATTCCCGTGGGATTGCTGAAAGAGGGCTGTTGGTCCGTCACCTCGTCATGCCGGGGGGGCTTGCCGGCACCGCCTCTGTTCTGCATTTCATCGCCAGGGAGATTTCCATTGACACTTATGTGAATATCATGAGCCAGTATTACCCTTGCGGAGAGGCCGTGGGTATGCCTGACATAGGGAGGACCATCACTGCGGAAGAATTCGAAGAAGCTTTGAAATTGGCTCAACGGGAAGGCCTGAAACGGTTGGATGAGCGGCACAGGCACTGGATCTCTCTGGAATTTTAA
- a CDS encoding MBL fold metallo-hydrolase gives MKRDEIIRKIHWLGHDTIRLDGSITVYFDPFQISQAVPADLVLISHEHFDHCSPEDLARIQKADTVIVTNAASAGKLTGDIKVVTPGDRLSVAGADIEVGAAYNINKNFHPKKAGMLSFVISLDGIRYYHAGDTDFIPEMKDLQVDVAFLPVSGTYVMTADEAVQAALAIRPQLAIPMHYGAIVGSEEDAVRFKKKLEGKIDVVILSKEAG, from the coding sequence ATGAAAAGAGATGAAATCATAAGAAAGATCCATTGGTTGGGGCATGATACCATCCGTCTGGATGGCAGCATCACGGTCTATTTCGATCCTTTTCAGATCTCACAGGCGGTTCCTGCGGATCTGGTTCTCATAAGCCATGAACATTTCGATCATTGTTCCCCTGAAGATCTCGCCCGGATTCAAAAGGCGGACACAGTCATCGTTACGAATGCAGCATCAGCCGGAAAACTCACGGGCGACATTAAAGTTGTCACCCCAGGTGACCGATTAAGTGTGGCGGGTGCGGATATTGAAGTGGGAGCGGCATACAACATCAACAAGAACTTTCACCCCAAGAAAGCGGGGATGCTCTCCTTTGTGATCTCTCTGGATGGGATTCGTTACTATCATGCGGGGGATACGGATTTTATTCCGGAAATGAAAGACTTGCAGGTGGATGTGGCTTTTCTGCCCGTTTCCGGAACTTACGTGATGACAGCGGATGAAGCGGTTCAAGCCGCCCTGGCGATCCGCCCCCAATTGGCCATTCCCATGCATTATGGTGCCATCGTGGGTTCAGAAGAGGATGCGGTTCGGTTCAAAAAGAAGCTGGAAGGGAAGATCGATGTGGTCATTCTCTCCAAGGAGGCTGGTTAG
- a CDS encoding DEAD/DEAH box helicase, translating to MIQRFLNALLNQKWRDFKVTHHAVLPAQEARYGKPEFPLPPILEETLLQSGMTRLYCHQTQALDHIRSGQNVVVATPTSSGKSLIYNLAVSEALLQNPVQRALYLFPIKALSRDQQETLDTFLGTLNAKTGKSAFQAAIYDGDTNAYRRGKIRQNPPHILLTNPDMLHYALLPFHGKWETYWKHLRFVVIDEMHTYRGVFGSHVAQILRRLQRVCRYYGSTPQFILLSATIANPKELAEQLLGHARNSITVIHDHGAPQAKRHFVFMETEEGAAGHASGMAARLIARAAEAGLKTIAFTQSRRLTELVHMSVLRLAPQLARKVSSYRAGFLPEERRSIEQKLAGGDLSAVISTSALELGIDIGGLDLCVLVGYPGTVMTTWQRGGRVGRSGRESAIILLPQPDALDQYIAQHPQEFLKSHYEIAVVDPSNEEILKAHLPCAAAELPLEEEEVHQQNSSFQKVVEALTKSGRLLQTGEGTQWLASSLRPHRNVDIRSVGESFAIFTTTHEDQKRPLGKSEGLRALKECHPGAIYLHRGETYHVESLDLANHVIHVTPSGAPYFTRVKSEKETEILEVLASKPVGNFVIRLGRLRVTEHILAYEKRRLFTQELLGTNPLELPPQTFETIGFWIEIESVLAKHLQADGLHFMGGIHAVEHAAISMFPLFALCDRNDIGGISCPQHPQVGKGAIFIYDGYPGGIGLAAKGYEIILPLLEKTKELIASCSCPEGCPACIHSPKCGSGNKPLDKRAALAVLKFLLGEWNPLQTSPTSAEEPDEPLFHAPLARSLAPKRRIGFFDLETQRLANEVGGWQNKHLMRVSVAVLYETGSDGFHVYREEDVMSLVQDLQKLDLVVGFNVERFDYEVLRAYTPFDFRKLPTFDLLKEIYRELGFRLSLDHLAEKTLGANKTADGIQAVNWFRQGQWEPLIHYCKSDVILTRDLFRHALEKGYLLYSNRNSQLLRIQTPWDLEQIIQESNGHRSMPVQSAEIQPLDLSDVQNRPS from the coding sequence GTGATACAACGTTTTTTAAACGCTCTACTGAATCAGAAGTGGCGGGATTTCAAGGTGACACACCATGCCGTCCTTCCCGCACAGGAAGCACGTTACGGCAAGCCGGAATTCCCGCTTCCACCCATTCTGGAAGAAACCCTTCTACAATCGGGCATGACTCGACTTTATTGCCATCAAACCCAGGCGTTGGATCACATCCGATCAGGACAGAATGTAGTTGTAGCGACTCCCACCTCCAGCGGAAAGTCCCTCATCTACAACCTTGCCGTTTCAGAAGCGCTTCTTCAGAACCCTGTACAGCGAGCCCTTTATCTTTTCCCCATCAAGGCTCTGAGCCGCGACCAGCAGGAGACCCTGGACACCTTCCTCGGCACATTGAACGCGAAGACGGGCAAAAGCGCTTTTCAGGCCGCCATCTATGATGGAGACACCAACGCTTACCGCAGGGGAAAAATAAGGCAAAATCCGCCCCACATCCTGCTGACCAACCCGGACATGCTGCATTACGCTCTCCTCCCCTTCCACGGCAAATGGGAAACTTACTGGAAACATCTGCGTTTCGTGGTCATCGATGAAATGCACACCTACCGGGGGGTTTTCGGGAGCCATGTCGCTCAAATACTTCGTCGCCTCCAGAGGGTCTGCCGTTATTATGGAAGCACCCCCCAGTTCATTCTCCTCTCCGCCACCATCGCCAATCCCAAAGAACTGGCGGAACAGCTTCTGGGACATGCTCGGAATTCCATTACGGTCATCCATGATCACGGGGCCCCTCAGGCAAAACGGCATTTTGTTTTCATGGAGACAGAGGAAGGAGCGGCGGGACACGCTTCGGGCATGGCGGCCCGCCTGATCGCACGCGCAGCGGAAGCGGGACTCAAAACGATTGCGTTCACCCAGTCACGGAGGCTCACGGAACTGGTTCACATGAGTGTGCTCCGTTTGGCCCCGCAACTGGCTCGAAAAGTAAGCTCCTACCGGGCGGGTTTTCTGCCCGAGGAGCGCCGGTCCATCGAGCAAAAACTGGCCGGCGGAGATCTGTCGGCGGTCATTTCAACCAGTGCCCTGGAACTGGGCATCGATATCGGTGGGCTCGATCTCTGCGTTCTTGTGGGCTATCCGGGTACGGTCATGACGACCTGGCAGCGGGGAGGCCGGGTGGGGCGCAGCGGCCGGGAATCGGCCATCATTTTATTGCCTCAACCGGATGCCCTGGATCAATACATCGCTCAGCACCCGCAAGAATTTCTCAAGAGCCACTATGAAATCGCCGTCGTAGACCCTTCAAACGAGGAAATTCTCAAGGCCCACCTCCCCTGCGCCGCAGCCGAACTGCCCCTTGAGGAAGAGGAAGTCCACCAGCAAAACAGTTCCTTTCAAAAAGTGGTGGAGGCACTCACGAAGAGCGGAAGACTGCTGCAGACCGGAGAGGGAACCCAGTGGCTGGCGTCTTCTCTGCGGCCCCACCGGAACGTGGATATCCGTTCGGTGGGTGAATCCTTCGCGATCTTCACCACCACTCACGAGGATCAAAAACGTCCCCTAGGGAAAAGTGAAGGACTTCGGGCTCTCAAGGAATGTCACCCTGGAGCGATTTATCTTCACCGGGGCGAAACCTACCACGTGGAAAGCCTGGACCTGGCAAACCACGTCATCCATGTAACCCCCAGCGGCGCACCCTACTTCACGCGGGTCAAGAGCGAAAAGGAGACAGAAATCCTTGAAGTGCTCGCATCCAAGCCCGTAGGCAATTTCGTCATACGCCTCGGAAGGCTGCGGGTCACGGAACACATCCTCGCTTATGAAAAAAGGCGCCTTTTCACTCAGGAGCTCCTGGGAACGAACCCTCTGGAACTCCCTCCCCAGACTTTTGAAACCATCGGTTTCTGGATAGAAATCGAATCGGTTCTGGCCAAACATCTTCAGGCCGACGGCCTGCACTTCATGGGGGGTATTCACGCCGTCGAACACGCCGCTATCAGCATGTTCCCACTTTTTGCCCTTTGCGATCGAAACGATATCGGCGGCATCTCGTGCCCACAACATCCCCAGGTCGGAAAAGGCGCGATCTTTATCTACGACGGGTATCCCGGTGGAATCGGCCTGGCTGCAAAGGGCTATGAAATCATTTTGCCTCTTCTTGAAAAGACCAAAGAACTCATCGCGTCCTGCTCCTGTCCGGAAGGCTGTCCTGCCTGCATCCATTCCCCCAAATGCGGATCGGGCAACAAACCCCTCGACAAACGGGCGGCACTGGCCGTTCTCAAGTTTCTTCTCGGCGAATGGAATCCGTTGCAGACCTCTCCCACGTCAGCGGAAGAACCGGATGAACCCCTCTTTCATGCTCCGCTGGCAAGATCTCTGGCCCCGAAACGGCGAATCGGTTTCTTTGACCTGGAAACTCAGCGCCTCGCCAATGAGGTGGGGGGATGGCAGAACAAGCACTTGATGAGGGTATCCGTAGCGGTTCTCTATGAAACGGGTTCGGACGGCTTTCATGTTTACAGGGAAGAAGACGTGATGTCACTGGTCCAGGATCTTCAGAAATTGGACCTGGTGGTGGGATTCAATGTGGAACGGTTTGATTATGAAGTCCTCAGAGCCTATACCCCCTTTGACTTCCGCAAACTTCCCACTTTTGACCTTCTGAAAGAGATTTATCGGGAACTGGGCTTTCGCCTCAGTTTGGATCACCTCGCCGAAAAAACCCTGGGAGCAAACAAGACTGCAGACGGCATTCAGGCAGTGAACTGGTTTCGGCAGGGGCAATGGGAACCCTTGATCCATTACTGCAAATCGGATGTCATTCTGACAAGAGATCTTTTCCGGCATGCTCTGGAAAAAGGCTATCTGCTCTACAGCAATCGAAACAGCCAGCTCCTGAGAATCCAGACTCCCTGGGACCTGGAGCAAATCATTCAGGAAAGCAACGGACACAGGTCCATGCCTGTACAATCCGCAGAGATACAACCTTTGGATTTGTCTGATGTCCAAAATCGCCCGTCATAG
- the nusG gene encoding transcription termination/antitermination protein NusG: MDPTGSKQKSLFDPSHSKGARRGPVIFPKLTGTERSWFALYVQVNHEKEVAKRLEQKSVESFLPLLETWSKRQDRRKKIHTPLFPGYVFVHTLLDNYTNVHILKTPGALNILGNSDGPLPIPGYQIENLRTMLASKEPLDLHPYLKEGDWVRVTRGHLTGCIGLLLRQNPKKGRLVVSIDLIQKSVSVELDMEDVEPIPTPSEGTVHP; the protein is encoded by the coding sequence ATGGATCCCACCGGATCGAAACAGAAATCGCTCTTTGATCCCAGCCATTCCAAGGGGGCACGCCGGGGGCCTGTAATTTTTCCAAAACTGACAGGCACGGAAAGATCCTGGTTTGCCCTCTATGTGCAGGTCAACCACGAAAAAGAAGTCGCAAAACGTCTGGAACAAAAATCGGTCGAATCTTTTCTACCCTTGCTGGAAACATGGAGCAAGAGGCAGGACCGGCGAAAAAAGATCCATACCCCCCTTTTTCCCGGCTACGTGTTTGTACATACGCTTCTGGATAATTATACCAACGTGCACATCCTGAAGACTCCCGGTGCTCTGAATATTCTCGGAAATTCCGATGGCCCCCTTCCCATCCCCGGCTATCAGATCGAAAATCTCCGGACGATGCTTGCGTCCAAAGAACCTTTGGACTTGCATCCTTACCTGAAAGAGGGAGACTGGGTTCGCGTGACTCGCGGGCATTTGACCGGATGCATCGGTCTCCTCCTTCGGCAGAACCCCAAGAAGGGAAGACTGGTGGTGAGTATAGATCTCATTCAAAAATCCGTCAGTGTTGAACTGGATATGGAGGACGTGGAGCCCATCCCAACTCCATCGGAAGGAACTGTCCACCCGTGA
- a CDS encoding molybdopterin molybdotransferase MoeA yields MSQFLKVKTAEEVLDILKTLDFLEAETVRLEQACGRILATPVSAPEPVPHFARATMDGYAVRARDTFGASESLPALLEITDEVSMGKPVSATTEKGKAIAIPTGGMLPSGADSVVMVEYTIPMDEKTIEVIKPVAPGDNVLKEGEDIGLGEELFGAGWHLRPQDIGVLAALGMQAVSVRRRPKVAILSTGDEIVPVSTEVVPAGKIRDINTFTLTAQVQEAGAEVGFKSLVEDDLDALISACRKALDTHDVVVLSGGSSVGVRDFTLRVLDFFPEAELLVHGVAVRPGKPTILARIGKKLFWGLPGQPVSAMMICRAFVLPSLMILQGAESALEPGAEYGNTCRAVLNRRLPSVHGRTDYVPVIVSRVEGEIHATPVFGKSAMISTLARSDGYVIIPAHVEGLDPGSEVTVHLFQRV; encoded by the coding sequence ATGTCTCAATTTCTCAAGGTAAAAACTGCGGAAGAAGTTCTCGACATACTGAAAACATTGGATTTTCTCGAAGCCGAGACAGTCCGGTTGGAGCAGGCTTGTGGCCGCATCCTGGCCACTCCCGTCTCCGCTCCAGAACCCGTACCCCATTTTGCCCGTGCAACGATGGACGGGTACGCCGTTCGCGCTCGAGATACATTTGGGGCCTCCGAATCCCTGCCTGCATTACTCGAAATAACAGACGAAGTGTCCATGGGCAAACCCGTTTCAGCCACCACGGAAAAAGGAAAAGCCATTGCCATTCCCACTGGGGGCATGCTGCCGTCGGGTGCAGACTCGGTGGTCATGGTGGAATATACGATTCCCATGGATGAGAAGACCATCGAGGTCATAAAGCCCGTGGCCCCGGGCGACAATGTGCTCAAAGAAGGGGAAGACATCGGGCTGGGAGAAGAACTGTTCGGAGCGGGCTGGCACCTGAGACCCCAGGATATTGGCGTTCTTGCCGCTTTAGGGATGCAGGCGGTTTCTGTGAGACGCCGTCCCAAGGTGGCCATCCTTTCCACGGGGGATGAGATTGTACCTGTTTCAACGGAGGTTGTGCCTGCGGGGAAAATAAGAGATATCAATACATTTACTTTAACGGCGCAGGTGCAGGAAGCAGGAGCCGAAGTTGGATTCAAGAGTTTGGTGGAAGATGATCTGGATGCCCTTATCTCCGCCTGCCGTAAAGCTCTGGACACCCACGATGTGGTTGTTTTGTCCGGTGGGAGCTCCGTTGGAGTGCGGGATTTTACCCTCAGGGTGCTGGATTTTTTCCCCGAAGCGGAGCTGCTGGTGCATGGAGTGGCAGTAAGGCCGGGAAAGCCTACCATTCTGGCACGCATCGGGAAAAAACTTTTCTGGGGGCTTCCCGGGCAGCCCGTATCCGCCATGATGATCTGCAGGGCTTTTGTCCTGCCTTCGCTCATGATCCTTCAAGGAGCGGAAAGCGCGCTTGAACCCGGAGCGGAGTATGGGAATACATGCCGTGCAGTTTTGAACCGCCGGCTGCCTTCGGTACATGGACGAACCGATTATGTTCCAGTGATCGTCTCCAGGGTGGAGGGAGAGATTCACGCAACTCCTGTCTTCGGGAAGTCCGCCATGATCAGCACACTCGCACGGTCAGACGGCTATGTCATTATCCCCGCCCATGTGGAAGGATTGGACCCGGGTAGTGAGGTAACGGTTCATCTTTTTCAACGGGTATGA
- a CDS encoding winged helix-turn-helix domain-containing protein, which yields MATFKPHPKKLVVRSKIWIEDENGDVVFGSGRLRILNAVEEHGSILAASKQLNMSYRAVWGKIKATEERLGQPLLSRKAGGARGGGSELTPLGKALVERFRQLQKLTETAADNLFQDIFIDGLDYKTF from the coding sequence GTGGCAACTTTTAAACCCCACCCCAAGAAACTGGTTGTCAGATCCAAAATCTGGATTGAGGATGAAAACGGAGATGTGGTTTTCGGATCAGGACGTTTGCGCATTCTAAATGCCGTGGAAGAACATGGGTCCATCCTGGCGGCATCAAAACAGCTCAATATGAGCTATCGCGCAGTATGGGGAAAAATCAAGGCTACCGAAGAACGTCTGGGACAGCCTCTTCTCAGCAGAAAGGCGGGGGGTGCCCGGGGAGGCGGATCGGAACTCACCCCCCTGGGCAAGGCTCTCGTGGAACGGTTTCGGCAGCTTCAGAAGCTGACCGAAACCGCAGCTGACAACCTATTTCAGGATATCTTCATCGATGGGCTGGATTATAAGACTTTCTGA
- the sucD gene encoding succinate--CoA ligase subunit alpha, translating into MSVWVDRNTRLLVQGITGREGQFHTLQCKAYGTNVVAGVTPGKGGQNVEGIPVFNTVADAVKNAGANAAMIFVPPPFCADAILEAIDAEVPLIVAITEGIPVMDMMKVKNYLKGSKSRLIGPNCPGIITPGQCKIGIMPGPIHKPGPVGIVSRSGTLTYEAVHQIMRFGIGQSTCIGIGGDPVNGTNFIDCLAAFQADPETKAIIMVGEIGGSAEEEAADFIKKNVTKPVVGFIAGATAPPGRRMGHAGAIISGSSGTAQGKMKAMREAGIAVVENLGMLGEVAKEAFQKVL; encoded by the coding sequence ATGAGCGTTTGGGTGGATCGAAATACTAGACTGTTAGTTCAGGGTATTACTGGTCGTGAAGGACAGTTTCATACCCTTCAGTGTAAAGCATATGGTACGAACGTCGTAGCCGGTGTAACTCCCGGCAAGGGCGGACAGAATGTAGAAGGTATTCCCGTTTTCAACACGGTTGCGGATGCCGTCAAGAATGCCGGTGCCAATGCCGCCATGATTTTCGTGCCGCCTCCATTTTGCGCGGACGCCATTTTGGAAGCCATCGACGCGGAAGTTCCCCTGATCGTCGCCATCACCGAGGGAATCCCCGTCATGGACATGATGAAGGTGAAAAACTACCTCAAGGGTTCCAAGAGCCGTCTCATCGGACCCAACTGCCCCGGCATCATCACTCCCGGACAGTGCAAGATCGGCATCATGCCCGGCCCCATTCACAAGCCGGGCCCTGTGGGCATCGTTTCCCGTTCTGGAACCCTGACCTATGAAGCCGTTCATCAGATCATGCGTTTCGGCATTGGCCAGAGCACCTGTATCGGTATCGGTGGAGACCCCGTAAACGGTACCAACTTCATCGACTGTCTTGCCGCTTTTCAGGCTGACCCGGAGACCAAGGCCATCATCATGGTGGGTGAAATCGGTGGTTCCGCTGAGGAAGAAGCTGCCGACTTCATCAAGAAGAACGTGACCAAGCCCGTTGTCGGCTTCATCGCCGGCGCTACGGCACCTCCGGGACGCCGCATGGGACACGCCGGAGCAATCATCAGCGGATCGAGCGGAACCGCTCAGGGCAAGATGAAAGCCATGCGCGAAGCGGGTATTGCCGTTGTGGAAAACCTGGGTATGCTGGGTGAAGTTGCTAAAGAGGCTTTTCAGAAAGTCTTATAA